The Candidatus Kapaibacterium sp. genome has a window encoding:
- a CDS encoding T9SS type A sorting domain-containing protein — protein sequence MRLILLMVLMVFASSTMLHSEQVAYTLKDNSLKVSLTDLYTNCCSAYIGDYSINQTENTIRIVITDTSNQRCRCMCNIDLEYTVASIQKGKYKVFVYLDELKKYGYPKDIRRLISKHDIEFAKECLEEELQGKLKQSVCKTTNSVISRSEMKSEIEVFPNPSNSMVTIRFYLKERNDVEIKILNFLGKDLMTMDYKGLPEGVNTVSFSAGDLPSGMYLGKLMTKSGNVSSFKVVWSK from the coding sequence ATGAGACTAATTTTACTTATGGTTTTGATGGTTTTTGCTTCGAGCACAATGCTGCATTCGGAACAGGTAGCCTATACGCTGAAGGACAATAGCCTCAAAGTTTCACTCACAGACCTCTATACAAACTGTTGCTCTGCTTATATTGGCGATTACTCAATCAATCAAACAGAGAACACCATAAGAATTGTAATCACAGATACTTCAAATCAGCGTTGCAGATGTATGTGCAACATTGACTTAGAATACACAGTCGCAAGTATCCAAAAGGGCAAATATAAAGTCTTCGTCTATCTTGACGAACTCAAAAAGTATGGTTATCCGAAAGATATTAGGCGATTGATTTCCAAACACGACATAGAATTCGCCAAAGAATGTTTGGAAGAAGAATTGCAAGGAAAACTCAAACAAAGCGTATGCAAAACCACAAATAGTGTCATTAGCCGTAGCGAAATGAAATCTGAAATAGAAGTATTCCCCAATCCGTCTAATTCAATGGTAACGATACGTTTTTATTTGAAAGAGCGTAACGATGTTGAAATAAAAATACTGAACTTCTTGGGGAAAGATTTGATGACAATGGATTACAAAGGATTGCCCGAAGGAGTCAATACAGTTTCATTTAGTGCCGGCGATTTGCCATCAGGAATGTATCTCGGCAAATTGATGACAAAAAGTGGAAATG
- a CDS encoding rhomboid family intramembrane serine protease: MDIGNSPVAIVIFAVTVLISLYTLYKNNKLYYSWVLSPPKVVHEKKFYLLITSGFLHADLMHLLFNMLTFYFFGFKLEQMIGSVNFLIIYIVSLVLSSIPTVIKHKDNYSYGSVGASGAISGILFASIMLMPNAGIMIFPIPIPIPAWIFGMLYLLWIYFAAKRANDNINHDAHFYGALTGVIMMIILFPGIINHFIGSF, translated from the coding sequence ATGGATATAGGAAATTCTCCGGTTGCAATAGTAATATTTGCTGTCACAGTCTTAATCAGTTTATATACTTTATACAAAAACAACAAGTTGTATTACTCTTGGGTGCTGAGTCCTCCGAAAGTTGTACACGAAAAGAAATTTTATCTTCTCATAACGTCCGGATTTCTACATGCTGATTTGATGCACTTGCTATTCAACATGTTGACTTTCTATTTCTTTGGCTTCAAATTAGAGCAAATGATAGGTTCGGTCAATTTTTTGATAATCTACATAGTTAGTTTGGTACTAAGTTCAATCCCGACAGTCATCAAGCACAAAGATAATTATAGTTATGGCAGCGTTGGGGCTTCCGGGGCAATATCGGGAATTCTCTTTGCTTCGATAATGTTGATGCCCAATGCCGGTATAATGATATTTCCGATACCGATACCAATACCTGCATGGATTTTTGGGATGCTATACTTGCTATGGATTTATTTTGCAGCCAAAAGAGCAAACGACAACATCAATCATGATGCCCACTTTTACGGTGCTCTCACAGGAGTTATAATGATGATTATACTGTTTCCGGGGATTATAAATCACTTTATCGGGAGTTTTTGA
- a CDS encoding TIGR01777 family oxidoreductase has product MKIISVIGGTGLIGTRLVESLLSSGYGVRLFVRSLVSARSKFDDRVEILEWKHDVAYLAALLSGNFGIINLAGASLADAKWTEEYKKEIIQSRTQTTSLIVNAIEMAPETPQILINASAIGIYGSQGANFLTERSDTGNDFLAQVCKAWEHEALKAQSKTRVVVLRIGIVLSSKGGALEKLLLPFRLYVGGALGDGKQYWSWIHIDDLVAMFSYALINDTMTGVYNAVAPNPVKVDEFAKILGKVMGKPSLFKVPEFVLKALLGESAEMVLSSQNVSAHKILDKGFLFKFPALEESLRDLLKNSR; this is encoded by the coding sequence ATGAAAATAATATCAGTAATCGGCGGCACAGGACTTATCGGCACACGTTTAGTAGAATCACTCTTAAGCTCAGGCTATGGCGTCAGGCTTTTTGTTCGCTCACTTGTATCCGCACGAAGTAAATTTGATGATAGAGTTGAAATTTTAGAATGGAAACATGATGTAGCGTATCTCGCCGCTTTGCTGAGTGGAAATTTCGGGATAATCAATTTAGCCGGAGCATCGCTTGCCGATGCTAAATGGACGGAAGAGTATAAAAAAGAAATCATTCAAAGCCGAACTCAAACGACAAGTTTGATTGTAAATGCAATTGAAATGGCACCCGAGACTCCCCAAATTTTGATTAATGCATCAGCAATCGGGATTTACGGCTCACAAGGGGCGAACTTTTTGACTGAGCGAAGTGATACCGGCAATGATTTTTTAGCCCAAGTATGCAAAGCGTGGGAGCATGAAGCGTTGAAGGCTCAAAGCAAAACCCGAGTTGTCGTCCTCAGAATTGGTATTGTGCTATCTTCCAAAGGTGGAGCTTTAGAAAAATTACTACTACCGTTCAGACTATATGTCGGCGGTGCTCTTGGCGATGGCAAGCAGTATTGGTCATGGATTCATATTGATGACCTCGTGGCGATGTTTTCTTATGCACTGATAAACGACACTATGACAGGCGTTTATAATGCGGTGGCTCCGAATCCGGTCAAAGTGGACGAATTCGCCAAAATTTTAGGTAAAGTAATGGGCAAACCGTCACTCTTCAAAGTGCCCGAATTCGTTCTTAAAGCACTTTTAGGCGAATCTGCAGAAATGGTTCTCTCGTCGCAAAACGTCTCGGCGCACAAGATTTTAGACAAAGGCTTTTTGTTCAAATTCCCTGCATTAGAAGAGTCGCTCAGAGATTTGCTCAAAAACTCCCGATAA
- a CDS encoding TonB-dependent receptor encodes MIKILKNSKFKSLLMFMSALVIMIAAQNNVMSQDIAVLLGDEAAISGYVKDERSGETLIGATVVLKDSKKGAYTNKLGYYSISPIIAGEYTLRVTSVGYTPYEEKITLTKGISVRKDIMLTGLNITTEEISVIADRDVETRQISISKVNIPIQQIKEIRIGGESDVFRTIQMLPGVLTSSQMSSGLYIRGGSPDQNLVLLDGSTVYNPSHLFGFISTFNSDAIKDVELIKGGYPAEYGSRLSSVLNITQKDGNRNEFEGMLSAGIISSKLALEGPLGNGSWFISGRRTYFDLIKGMIDTDPENPIPDFGFYDLNAKVTQDFGDNDKVFLSGFLSDDNFDFDASGVTMNLFMGNKAGSMRWTRILADNLFMVNNVTSSYYSQGFRQEASGYVVTMNNSITDYSFKTKLEWFVSDNLTAVTGIDVTNYIFKYTRNFSGDDSEIEEGTNDGSIMNMLYHDWVYSAFAQINYKITELFSLQTGLRWNFWDYSEHSLFDPRIALRYQITDKYAVKASWGIFHQYLRLAGDENFSIFDTWVPTDKTVDPSKAYHYILSFETEPIPDYNLNVDFYYKDLENISEVNKTTLEGTDVKDIFFSGVGYSYGGEIFLQKQFGKLAGWIGYGLGWVYAKFDSINNGEEFRPKYDRRHDLKIVAQYQINEKWNVGATFMYQSGQSYTGATSRFQTGMPGDNHGWGKVIPSQRYGLRMPNSHQLNLNASYVTTLFKLPFKINFDIYNVYNRRDILMRIYDTEGDETVVEDIKLLPIIPTFSFELKF; translated from the coding sequence ATGATAAAGATTTTAAAAAACTCAAAGTTTAAGTCATTATTAATGTTCATGTCTGCATTAGTAATCATGATAGCGGCTCAAAATAATGTAATGAGCCAAGACATAGCGGTGCTGCTCGGCGATGAAGCAGCAATTAGTGGATATGTGAAAGACGAACGAAGCGGCGAAACTCTCATCGGCGCTACAGTAGTGTTGAAAGACTCAAAGAAGGGAGCATACACTAACAAATTGGGCTACTATTCCATAAGCCCGATAATTGCCGGTGAATACACTTTACGCGTTACATCTGTTGGTTATACTCCTTATGAGGAGAAAATCACCTTGACAAAGGGCATTAGTGTGAGAAAAGATATAATGCTGACAGGACTCAATATCACAACGGAAGAAATTTCTGTGATTGCGGACCGCGATGTCGAAACGCGGCAAATTTCGATTAGCAAAGTCAATATCCCGATTCAACAAATCAAAGAAATTCGCATCGGCGGAGAATCTGATGTGTTCAGAACTATTCAGATGTTACCCGGTGTATTGACGTCATCGCAAATGTCCAGCGGATTGTACATTCGTGGTGGTTCGCCGGACCAAAACCTTGTGCTATTAGATGGTTCTACAGTGTATAATCCTTCGCACTTGTTTGGATTTATTTCTACATTCAACTCCGATGCAATCAAAGATGTAGAGCTAATCAAAGGTGGCTATCCGGCAGAATACGGGAGTCGTTTGTCCTCAGTATTGAATATCACTCAAAAAGACGGAAATCGGAATGAATTCGAAGGGATGCTTTCAGCAGGTATTATTTCTTCTAAACTTGCTCTCGAAGGTCCTCTGGGCAATGGTTCATGGTTCATTAGCGGTCGTCGCACATATTTTGACCTCATAAAAGGAATGATAGACACTGACCCCGAAAACCCGATTCCCGATTTTGGATTCTACGACCTCAACGCAAAAGTAACACAAGATTTCGGTGATAACGACAAAGTATTCCTAAGCGGATTCTTGAGCGATGATAATTTCGATTTTGATGCAAGTGGCGTGACTATGAATTTATTTATGGGCAACAAAGCGGGTTCGATGAGATGGACAAGAATACTTGCCGATAATTTGTTCATGGTAAACAATGTGACTTCGAGCTATTATAGCCAAGGTTTCAGACAAGAAGCATCGGGTTATGTAGTTACGATGAATAATTCGATAACGGATTATTCTTTCAAAACAAAATTAGAATGGTTTGTCTCCGATAATTTGACAGCCGTTACAGGAATTGATGTGACGAATTACATTTTCAAATATACTCGTAATTTTAGTGGTGATGATAGCGAAATCGAAGAGGGCACCAACGACGGCAGCATAATGAATATGCTCTATCACGATTGGGTTTATAGTGCTTTTGCGCAAATCAACTATAAAATCACCGAACTGTTCTCGCTCCAAACCGGTTTGAGATGGAATTTTTGGGATTATTCGGAGCATTCACTTTTCGACCCAAGAATTGCATTACGATACCAAATTACAGACAAATATGCCGTCAAAGCATCTTGGGGTATATTTCACCAATACTTGAGATTGGCAGGAGACGAAAACTTTTCGATATTCGACACTTGGGTTCCTACCGATAAAACTGTTGACCCAAGCAAGGCATATCATTATATACTTAGCTTCGAGACAGAGCCAATTCCCGATTACAACTTGAACGTTGACTTTTACTACAAGGATTTGGAAAATATCAGCGAAGTTAATAAAACAACACTTGAAGGTACAGATGTCAAAGATATATTCTTTTCAGGCGTAGGGTATTCATACGGCGGAGAAATTTTCCTCCAAAAGCAATTCGGCAAATTAGCCGGATGGATAGGCTATGGCTTAGGATGGGTTTATGCGAAATTCGACAGTATAAATAATGGTGAAGAATTCAGACCCAAATATGACCGTCGCCACGACTTGAAAATCGTTGCTCAATATCAAATTAACGAAAAATGGAATGTAGGTGCAACATTTATGTACCAAAGCGGACAATCATACACAGGGGCAACTTCACGATTCCAAACAGGTATGCCGGGCGACAATCACGGATGGGGAAAAGTTATCCCATCACAACGCTACGGATTGCGTATGCCGAATTCGCACCAATTAAATCTAAACGCAAGCTATGTTACTACTTTGTTCAAATTACCATTTAAAATTAATTTTGATATATACAATGTATATAATCGAAGAGATATTTTGATGAGAATATACGACACCGAAGGCGACGAGACAGTTGTAGAAGATATTAAATTATTGCCGATTATCCCGACATTTTCATTTGAATTAAAATTTTAA
- a CDS encoding DUF4249 domain-containing protein → MKNLNNYLKIAILIGFISIIASCEDPAPTDYIQEKYVEGYLIVGEPIRGIILKNTQSISEKYNPESGLIKDAVVQLTYDNKTITLEYQDGETPGYYYPDLDDTVKAETLYELKITTTDGKIITSSTKTPKTFAWIDEPKTPLYYPQDTLKLESVDSLKISWTKVDSVNYFLVRTKHLDTLNYGKYLTPATDEPNRRCYNFLSKNKDFDFTYKNVTNWGLIGNTETAAVWFAFKWFGLQTIAMFNPDPNMLNWFKNVFFTQSTATDPLLNSIKGGYGVFGSASIVEKEIFLYKNQP, encoded by the coding sequence ATGAAAAATTTAAATAATTATCTCAAAATTGCAATATTAATCGGATTTATATCAATTATTGCATCATGCGAAGACCCTGCACCGACTGATTATATTCAGGAAAAATATGTAGAAGGATATTTAATTGTAGGAGAGCCGATTCGGGGAATAATTCTAAAAAATACTCAATCTATTTCCGAAAAATACAATCCGGAGAGCGGATTGATTAAAGATGCAGTGGTGCAGCTTACTTACGATAACAAAACTATTACGCTCGAATATCAAGATGGCGAAACTCCGGGCTATTACTATCCCGATTTGGACGACACTGTCAAAGCAGAGACTTTGTATGAGTTAAAAATTACGACTACGGACGGCAAAATAATAACCTCATCCACCAAAACGCCTAAAACATTTGCATGGATTGACGAGCCCAAAACACCATTATATTACCCTCAGGACACTTTGAAATTGGAATCAGTGGATTCGCTCAAGATTTCGTGGACTAAGGTTGATAGCGTAAATTATTTCTTGGTTCGCACAAAGCACTTAGATACATTAAATTATGGCAAATACCTAACTCCGGCTACAGACGAGCCGAATCGCCGTTGCTACAACTTTTTGAGCAAAAACAAAGACTTCGATTTTACATATAAAAATGTTACAAATTGGGGATTAATCGGCAACACAGAAACTGCGGCAGTATGGTTTGCATTCAAGTGGTTCGGGCTGCAAACAATTGCGATGTTCAATCCCGACCCGAACATGCTAAATTGGTTCAAGAACGTCTTCTTTACCCAATCAACTGCCACCGACCCGCTCCTAAACAGCATCAAAGGCGGCTACGGCGTGTTCGGTTCCGCCTCGATTGTAGAAAAAGAAATCTTCTTGTACAAGAATCAACCGTAA
- the gltX gene encoding glutamate--tRNA ligase yields the protein MKVRVRFAPSPTGYLHVGGLRTALYNYLFARKYGGAMILRIEDTDRTRLVENATEMLIDSLKWAGVEYDEGPDIGGEFGPYVQSERLAIYQKYVAELIGSGHAYYAFDTQDEIAAMRESKTDSFDTKYDRKVMKHQFTLGPEKTKELLESGAEYVVRLNVPENHEVRFQDLIRGDVSVNTNDIDDQILLKSDGFPTYHLANVVDDYTMGITHVIRGEEWLPSTPKHVLLYEFFGWQSPQFAHLPLLLNHDKSKLSKRQGSVAVEDFREKGYLRDAFVNFIALLGWNPTADREIYEIEELIGLFNLEKVNKGGAVFDTAKLDWMQQQYLKDLPAESLGGMLETELAKHGFKSEDSTKTAAIAHLFRERVIFVSEIPTFASYMFADDYPIDSEYLAKHWNSETQSLILPLIEIYRNLDSFSHDEIAAVTKEYSKTSNKKMGEIIHPLRLILTGKPNGAGMFDTMQLIGKEKCIGRFDDFVSKYGV from the coding sequence ATGAAAGTTAGAGTTAGATTTGCACCATCACCTACGGGCTACTTGCACGTTGGCGGCTTGCGTACGGCATTGTACAACTATTTGTTTGCACGTAAGTATGGCGGTGCGATGATTTTGAGAATTGAAGATACCGACAGGACGCGTTTGGTGGAAAATGCCACCGAAATGTTGATTGATTCGCTCAAATGGGCAGGCGTCGAATATGACGAAGGTCCTGATATAGGTGGCGAGTTCGGTCCTTATGTCCAATCCGAACGTTTGGCGATTTACCAAAAATACGTCGCGGAGTTGATTGGTAGCGGTCATGCTTATTATGCGTTCGATACTCAAGATGAGATTGCTGCGATGCGCGAAAGCAAAACTGATTCCTTCGACACAAAGTACGACCGCAAAGTAATGAAACATCAGTTCACTTTAGGACCGGAAAAGACTAAAGAACTGCTCGAAAGTGGTGCAGAATATGTCGTGCGTCTCAATGTCCCCGAAAATCACGAAGTTCGCTTCCAAGATTTAATTCGTGGCGATGTTTCCGTCAATACGAATGATATTGATGACCAAATCTTGCTCAAATCAGACGGTTTCCCGACTTATCATCTTGCTAACGTGGTTGATGATTACACAATGGGCATTACACACGTCATTCGTGGCGAAGAATGGTTGCCATCAACGCCGAAGCATGTCTTGTTGTACGAGTTTTTCGGTTGGCAATCGCCTCAATTTGCACATTTGCCACTTTTGCTCAATCACGATAAGAGCAAACTCAGCAAAAGGCAAGGCTCGGTCGCAGTGGAAGATTTCCGCGAAAAAGGCTATCTCCGTGATGCATTTGTCAATTTCATTGCTCTATTGGGTTGGAATCCGACCGCAGACCGAGAAATTTACGAAATTGAGGAGCTAATCGGCTTATTCAATCTCGAAAAAGTGAACAAGGGTGGCGCTGTTTTCGATACTGCAAAATTGGATTGGATGCAGCAACAATATTTGAAAGATTTACCCGCTGAATCGCTCGGCGGCATGCTCGAAACCGAATTGGCTAAGCATGGATTTAAGTCCGAAGATAGCACAAAAACTGCGGCGATTGCACATTTATTCCGCGAACGGGTGATTTTCGTGAGCGAAATCCCGACTTTTGCAAGTTACATGTTTGCTGATGATTACCCAATTGATAGCGAGTACCTTGCTAAACATTGGAATTCGGAAACTCAAAGTCTGATTTTACCTTTGATTGAAATTTACCGCAATCTGGACAGCTTTTCGCACGATGAAATTGCGGCTGTTACGAAAGAATATTCTAAAACGTCAAATAAAAAGATGGGCGAAATAATTCACCCGCTGAGATTGATTTTGACTGGAAAGCCAAACGGTGCAGGTATGTTCGACACTATGCAGCTAATTGGCAAGGAAAAATGTATTGGAAGATTTGATGATTTCGTTTCAAAATATGGAGTTTAA
- a CDS encoding sigma-54 dependent transcriptional regulator — MRVLIVDDNVDFATTIAEIVESNGFQTQVVSNPTDAISRVERFFKQISLILLDIEFGPDEQYDGLDLLEIFRRNHPYIPVVMISGKGTIESAVRATKLGAVNFIEKSTISKEQIKQVLQSSIYTESAPEIEEIRRFLETHGLMGRSKALLDVGDSIIRYGRTDLNVLITGETGTGKKLAAKAIHAISRRGKHPFITVDIPNIPRELFQSELFGHIKGSFSGATDTKRGLFHEANKGTLFLDEIGEMTLDLQSNLFIPIEEKVVRKVGSVNSEEVDIRFISATDKDLVLAMRESRFREQLYHRLRECEINMPNLAQRQEDVPNIAEFYIQKHNEDYSETKFLSPSALEFLAEQKWPGNVRELASVIRVAMQTTRTEKVEVNDLYKIINSGMKSHHNSETPEQFITGNSTLKEDIAQVDKRKIEATLEKNNGNVSKSAAALAISRETLHNKIRKYGINVQIFRVRSNKK; from the coding sequence ATGAGAGTATTAATTGTAGATGATAATGTTGATTTTGCAACGACAATAGCCGAAATAGTCGAATCTAACGGATTTCAGACTCAGGTAGTTTCCAATCCTACAGATGCAATTAGCAGAGTTGAGCGGTTTTTCAAGCAAATCAGTTTGATATTGCTCGACATTGAGTTTGGTCCCGACGAACAGTACGACGGACTTGACTTACTCGAAATCTTTCGACGTAATCATCCATATATTCCGGTAGTTATGATTTCCGGAAAAGGCACGATAGAATCGGCTGTGAGAGCTACTAAGCTGGGCGCCGTGAATTTTATCGAAAAAAGTACAATAAGCAAAGAACAAATCAAACAAGTTTTGCAAAGCAGCATTTATACCGAATCAGCCCCTGAAATAGAGGAAATCAGACGCTTTCTGGAAACTCATGGCTTAATGGGTCGGAGCAAGGCACTTTTGGACGTGGGCGACAGTATTATTCGCTATGGCAGAACGGATTTGAATGTGTTGATCACAGGTGAAACCGGAACAGGGAAAAAACTCGCTGCTAAAGCCATTCATGCTATCAGTCGTCGCGGCAAGCATCCTTTTATTACCGTTGACATCCCAAATATTCCACGAGAATTATTCCAAAGCGAGCTTTTTGGTCATATCAAAGGGTCATTTTCAGGTGCTACGGATACAAAGCGGGGCTTATTCCACGAAGCTAACAAAGGCACTTTGTTTTTAGATGAAATCGGCGAAATGACTTTGGATTTGCAATCAAATTTATTTATTCCAATCGAAGAAAAAGTAGTCCGCAAAGTTGGCTCCGTCAATAGCGAAGAAGTTGATATTCGTTTCATTTCGGCTACCGATAAGGATTTGGTTCTTGCAATGCGAGAATCACGATTTAGAGAGCAGCTTTATCACCGATTACGCGAATGTGAAATCAATATGCCTAATTTGGCTCAAAGGCAGGAAGATGTGCCGAATATTGCTGAGTTTTATATCCAAAAGCATAATGAAGATTACTCGGAAACTAAGTTTTTATCTCCGTCAGCACTTGAATTTTTGGCAGAGCAAAAGTGGCCCGGCAACGTGCGTGAATTAGCCAGTGTAATACGCGTAGCAATGCAAACCACTCGTACCGAAAAAGTCGAAGTCAATGATTTGTACAAAATCATTAATAGCGGCATGAAAAGTCATCACAATTCCGAAACACCGGAACAATTCATTACAGGCAACTCAACTCTGAAAGAAGATATTGCGCAAGTCGATAAACGCAAAATTGAAGCAACACTCGAAAAAAACAATGGGAACGTGAGCAAATCTGCCGCAGCTTTAGCAATAAGCCGCGAAACTTTACACAATAAAATTCGTAAGTATGGAATAAATGTGCAAATATTTAGAGTTCGTTCAAATAAAAAATGA
- the gmk gene encoding guanylate kinase, which produces MPNNKRLIVLSSPSGGGKTTVARFLIQKHPSIRFSISATTRAKRPNEKDGVDYYYLSKEEFESSINANDFVEYEQIFDNYYGTLKSEVEKAFDNNELLIFDIDVKGAFSIRQHYPKDALLIFLAPPNLEVLEERLRGRSTESEAQIQVRLARAKMELDTAAEFDFVVVNNVLDDTIKEVERIVSENCFAEKL; this is translated from the coding sequence ATGCCGAATAATAAGCGATTAATTGTACTATCATCGCCAAGCGGCGGCGGGAAAACGACTGTAGCTCGTTTTTTGATACAGAAACATCCAAGTATTCGATTCTCAATCTCCGCTACTACACGGGCGAAACGTCCGAACGAGAAGGATGGAGTTGATTACTACTATCTTTCCAAAGAGGAATTCGAATCATCAATAAATGCAAATGATTTTGTCGAATACGAACAAATTTTCGACAATTATTATGGCACTTTGAAAAGTGAAGTTGAAAAAGCTTTTGACAATAATGAATTACTGATTTTCGATATTGACGTAAAGGGTGCATTTTCGATTAGGCAGCATTATCCAAAAGATGCACTGCTGATATTTTTGGCGCCGCCCAATCTTGAAGTACTCGAAGAGCGGCTACGCGGACGCAGCACCGAAAGCGAAGCACAGATTCAAGTTCGATTGGCAAGAGCAAAAATGGAGCTCGATACAGCTGCAGAATTCGATTTTGTGGTAGTGAATAATGTCTTGGATGATACTATTAAAGAGGTGGAACGAATTGTCTCCGAAAATTGCTTCGCCGAAAAATTATAA
- a CDS encoding ectonucleotide pyrophosphatase/phosphodiesterase has translation MMKHFNIDLARRATKIALFVFVFFAFYNSSISQYQPTTILVSLDGFRWDYLQRSESAYLNSIADEGVRALSLKSVFPTSTFPCHYSIITGRHPDNHGIIANSFHDLFSGEKFSIGSATMYESKWWRGEAFWETAKLNGIKTASYFWPGSEISDSERRPDFYEKYEHTRPYEIRVEGVLRWLTLPENIRPKFITLYFDATDSRAHSHGIDSPELNAAIGLLDSTIRNLDLGLEKLGLRDSVNLIIVSDHGMTEIDSTRIINLREFIPDDDVYINAHGPFALIQAPKYKMGTLFTLLQQKENGYKSFLRSEMPVNYKYFSNPLLTDIILIADIGWLLQTDYNWSGTYLATHGYDNNHMDMHGIFMARGPSFKSSYRTGTLNSVDIYPMLCKIFGIRPAPGIDGRLSDIRQIIIE, from the coding sequence ATGATGAAGCATTTTAACATAGACTTAGCACGGAGGGCAACTAAAATTGCTCTCTTTGTTTTTGTTTTTTTCGCTTTTTATAATTCATCTATCTCGCAGTACCAGCCGACCACGATACTCGTTTCCCTTGATGGATTCAGATGGGATTACTTGCAACGAAGCGAAAGCGCTTATTTGAATTCCATTGCCGATGAGGGCGTAAGAGCGTTGTCGCTAAAGTCAGTTTTCCCAACATCAACTTTCCCGTGCCACTATTCGATAATCACGGGACGTCATCCTGATAATCACGGAATTATAGCGAATTCTTTCCATGATTTATTTTCAGGCGAGAAATTCTCAATCGGGTCGGCAACAATGTACGAAAGTAAATGGTGGAGAGGCGAAGCATTTTGGGAAACTGCAAAGTTGAACGGCATCAAAACCGCTTCATATTTTTGGCCCGGCTCAGAAATTAGCGATTCTGAAAGACGCCCTGACTTTTACGAAAAATACGAACATACTCGCCCTTATGAAATTAGGGTAGAGGGCGTTTTGCGTTGGCTGACTCTTCCGGAAAACATTCGCCCAAAATTCATTACACTATATTTTGATGCAACTGATTCTCGAGCTCATTCGCATGGAATTGATTCTCCCGAATTAAATGCTGCTATTGGATTGCTTGACAGCACAATCCGAAATCTTGACCTTGGGCTGGAAAAACTCGGACTGAGGGATAGCGTTAATTTGATTATTGTGTCCGACCACGGAATGACAGAAATTGATTCAACGCGTATCATTAATCTTCGTGAATTTATTCCCGATGATGATGTGTATATAAACGCACACGGACCATTTGCCTTAATTCAAGCTCCGAAATATAAAATGGGAACGCTATTCACCCTTTTACAACAAAAAGAAAATGGCTATAAAAGCTTTTTGCGAAGCGAAATGCCAGTAAATTATAAATATTTTTCAAATCCTTTGTTAACGGATATTATTTTAATTGCTGACATCGGCTGGTTGCTTCAAACTGACTATAACTGGTCAGGCACATATTTGGCTACTCACGGTTATGATAACAACCATATGGATATGCACGGAATTTTTATGGCACGCGGTCCTTCGTTCAAATCTTCATATAGGACTGGTACACTGAACTCAGTTGATATTTATCCTATGCTTTGCAAAATTTTCGGCATCAGACCGGCTCCCGGAATTGATGGCAGATTGTCAGACATCCGACAAATAATAATCGAATAA